One window of Candidatus Binatota bacterium genomic DNA carries:
- a CDS encoding nitrite/sulfite reductase encodes MAAEKKVKWKDALAGRLDAALADEIDAFETQLELRRQDKVDEKVFAETRLRRGVYGQRYDNGQRHDGVAVRAIEFPSASLTKGPDTAWDAPGMQRIKIPFGGVTPEQLEVLADLAEEYSDGILHVTTRQDFQLHFIHIEDTPDLMRRLGAVGITSREACGNTVRNITACPIAGVCSDETFDVTPYSLAMADFLLGHPDAQDFGRKFKVAFSGCAGKACGLVNMHDLGFIARERSDENGTRRGFEAWVGGGLGTIPYDAKLFEEFVPVEEILPLSQAIVRVFARLGEKRNRARARIKFLIARIGLEEFKRLVEEERAVLREDESWSNWVDGATAEFEAEPAGPRGEVGAVTDVGAVTDVGAEYGRWARDNVQGQRQHGYSVVTVMLPLGDMTSRQARQLADLGSEYANGRLRTTVEQNVVLRWVRDDELPALYLGLVAAGLATAGAGTISDITVCPGTDTCKLGIASSRGLTAELSRRLREADDKLDESIRGLHIKVSGCFNSCGQHHVADIGFYGVSRKVAGTTVPHFQVVLGGQWESNGGSYGLAVGAVPSRAIPLVVERLSDAYLAERDGARTFNEFIESIGKKKARGLLEDLMPVPAYEDGPEFYSDWGDPREFTMSDLGVGECAGEVVAQTDFDLAEAERQVFDAQVLLDDKDFDGADQTALRSMLEAAKGLVRLENPDPGQDPDSIVSEFRSRFYDTELFFDRFAGGKFAQYLFHRYEQGSGDSTGEQARRVVEEARLFIEAAHACHGRMLEKKAAESQAS; translated from the coding sequence GTGGCCGCGGAGAAAAAGGTTAAATGGAAGGACGCGCTTGCGGGGCGGCTCGACGCGGCCCTTGCCGACGAGATAGACGCGTTTGAGACCCAGCTTGAGCTGCGCCGGCAGGACAAGGTGGACGAGAAAGTCTTCGCCGAAACCCGCTTGCGTCGCGGCGTCTACGGCCAGCGCTATGATAACGGACAACGCCATGACGGTGTGGCGGTTCGTGCCATCGAGTTTCCGTCGGCTTCCCTGACCAAGGGCCCCGACACCGCCTGGGATGCCCCAGGGATGCAGCGCATCAAGATTCCTTTCGGTGGAGTGACCCCCGAACAGCTCGAAGTGCTCGCCGATCTCGCCGAGGAATACTCGGATGGTATTCTGCACGTTACTACGCGGCAGGATTTTCAGCTTCATTTTATTCACATAGAAGACACACCGGACCTGATGCGCAGGCTGGGTGCCGTCGGCATCACCAGCAGGGAAGCCTGCGGTAACACGGTGAGGAACATCACTGCCTGTCCCATTGCCGGCGTGTGCAGTGACGAGACCTTTGACGTTACTCCATACTCGTTGGCCATGGCCGATTTCCTCCTCGGTCACCCCGACGCCCAGGATTTTGGTCGTAAGTTCAAGGTCGCTTTCTCGGGATGCGCAGGCAAGGCCTGCGGCCTGGTTAACATGCATGACCTTGGCTTCATCGCCAGGGAACGGAGCGACGAGAATGGAACCCGACGTGGGTTTGAAGCGTGGGTCGGGGGTGGCCTCGGCACGATTCCCTACGACGCCAAGCTGTTCGAAGAGTTCGTTCCCGTCGAAGAGATTCTGCCGCTGTCGCAAGCCATCGTCAGGGTCTTTGCGCGGCTGGGCGAAAAACGTAACCGCGCCAGGGCTCGCATCAAGTTTCTAATAGCCAGGATTGGCCTCGAGGAGTTCAAGCGGCTCGTAGAAGAGGAGCGCGCTGTTCTTCGCGAGGATGAAAGCTGGTCCAACTGGGTAGATGGGGCGACCGCGGAGTTCGAAGCCGAGCCAGCTGGGCCCCGCGGCGAAGTCGGGGCGGTGACGGATGTCGGGGCCGTGACGGATGTCGGCGCGGAGTACGGACGCTGGGCGAGAGACAACGTGCAGGGCCAACGCCAGCACGGCTACAGCGTGGTGACCGTCATGCTGCCGCTGGGCGATATGACTTCGCGGCAGGCCCGCCAGCTGGCCGATCTCGGTAGCGAGTACGCGAATGGTCGATTGAGAACAACCGTGGAGCAGAACGTTGTCCTGCGCTGGGTACGAGATGACGAGCTGCCGGCCCTGTACCTCGGGCTGGTGGCGGCTGGCCTGGCGACAGCCGGGGCTGGGACCATAAGCGATATTACCGTTTGCCCGGGCACGGATACCTGCAAGCTGGGAATCGCTTCTTCTAGAGGCTTGACAGCTGAACTTTCACGGCGACTTCGCGAAGCCGATGACAAGCTCGACGAGTCGATCCGGGGCTTGCACATAAAGGTCAGTGGCTGTTTCAACTCCTGCGGACAACACCACGTTGCCGATATCGGTTTCTACGGTGTCAGTCGCAAGGTGGCCGGTACCACGGTACCTCACTTTCAGGTCGTACTGGGCGGCCAGTGGGAATCCAACGGGGGTTCTTACGGCCTCGCCGTCGGCGCCGTTCCTTCGCGGGCCATTCCCTTGGTGGTCGAGCGCTTGTCGGACGCCTATCTGGCCGAGCGGGACGGTGCCCGGACTTTCAACGAGTTCATAGAAAGCATCGGCAAGAAGAAGGCCCGCGGCTTGTTGGAAGACCTCATGCCCGTACCTGCTTACGAGGACGGGCCGGAATTTTACTCGGACTGGGGCGATCCCCGGGAGTTTACGATGTCGGACCTGGGAGTCGGCGAGTGCGCCGGTGAGGTGGTCGCCCAGACTGATTTTGATCTCGCCGAGGCTGAGCGCCAGGTCTTTGATGCCCAGGTGTTGCTCGACGATAAGGACTTTGATGGCGCAGACCAGACGGCGCTGCGATCGATGCTCGAAGCCGCCAAGGGCCTCGTGCGTCTCGAGAACCCGGACCCGGGACAGGATCCCGACTCGATAGTGAGCGAGTTCCGTAGCAGGTTCTACGATACCGAGCTTTTCTTTGATCGGTTTGCTGGCGGCAAGTTCGCTCAGTATCTCTTTCACCGTTACGAGCAGGGCAGTGGTGATTCAACCGGCGAGCAAGCGCGTCGCGTGGTGGAAGAGGCCCGACTGTTTATCGAGGCTGCGCATGCCTGCCACGGTCGCATGCTCGAAAAGAAGGCGGCCGAAAGCCAGGCCAGCTGA
- a CDS encoding SCO family protein, with translation MPTSASIVVRRTLIALVALGLLVFIARNKLADAPELPVINAVPAFEFTDQAGAVYGSTELEGKVWLASLLYTTCPGPCPRLVGQLGRLMNSWKKHDQLRFVSFTVDPSRDSPGVLSDYATAHDIDTGRWALLTADESGLFPFIRQAFLVEAATEITDLDDDEVDLLGPIAHSLHVFLVDGDSRLRGIYDTTDETAMRRLKGDVPLLLRNH, from the coding sequence ATGCCCACGAGTGCTTCTATCGTAGTTCGCCGTACGCTGATCGCGCTAGTAGCGCTAGGCCTGTTGGTATTCATCGCCCGCAACAAGCTCGCCGACGCCCCCGAGCTTCCGGTAATCAATGCGGTGCCCGCTTTTGAATTCACCGACCAGGCCGGGGCCGTCTATGGCAGCACGGAGCTCGAGGGTAAAGTCTGGCTAGCAAGCCTGCTCTACACCACCTGCCCCGGGCCCTGCCCACGTCTCGTAGGCCAACTGGGAAGGTTGATGAACAGCTGGAAAAAGCACGACCAGCTTCGTTTTGTTTCTTTCACTGTTGACCCGTCGCGCGACAGTCCTGGCGTCCTGTCCGATTATGCAACGGCCCACGACATCGACACTGGTCGCTGGGCTCTGCTCACAGCCGACGAAAGTGGCCTCTTCCCGTTCATTCGCCAGGCCTTCCTCGTGGAGGCAGCCACCGAGATCACCGACCTCGATGACGACGAAGTCGACCTGCTGGGCCCGATCGCCCATAGCCTGCACGTATTTCTCGTGGACGGAGATTCACGCCTGCGGGGAATCTACGACACCACCGACGAAACGGCCATGCGGCGTTTAAAAGGAGACGTGCCGCTGTTGTTGCGCAATCACTGA
- a CDS encoding multidrug ABC transporter permease: protein MNRLLAVYTLALREVVRFVRQKNRVFGALAQPVLFWIIFGAGLSASFSPGVSAGQGYNEYFYPGTVVLVLLFTSIFSTISIIEDRNEGFLQGVLVAPVGIGSVVAGKVVGTTILALMQGGIMLALAPLAGLPLDLGQVVAAMLVLAFIAIALTGVGISIAWNMSSTQGFHAIMTAFLMPMWFLSGAFFPANGLPSWLAAMLAVNPLTYGLATFRYALYEPGSPALANLPSLPVSAAALGLFALGSVTLATALAHRRPAGPDS, encoded by the coding sequence GTGAACCGATTGTTGGCGGTATACACCCTCGCGCTGCGCGAAGTCGTTCGTTTTGTCAGGCAGAAGAACAGGGTCTTCGGTGCGCTCGCACAGCCTGTACTGTTCTGGATTATTTTCGGAGCGGGCCTGAGCGCATCCTTTTCCCCTGGAGTCTCGGCTGGTCAGGGCTACAACGAGTACTTTTACCCGGGCACGGTAGTGCTGGTACTTCTGTTCACGTCGATCTTCTCGACGATCTCGATCATAGAGGACCGCAATGAGGGTTTTCTCCAAGGTGTGCTGGTAGCCCCGGTCGGTATAGGCAGCGTGGTAGCCGGTAAGGTGGTCGGTACTACGATCCTGGCGCTCATGCAGGGCGGGATAATGCTGGCGCTGGCGCCCCTGGCAGGCCTCCCATTAGACCTCGGCCAGGTCGTCGCCGCCATGCTGGTACTGGCTTTCATAGCCATTGCGTTGACCGGTGTTGGAATATCGATTGCCTGGAACATGAGTTCTACGCAGGGCTTTCACGCAATCATGACGGCTTTCCTCATGCCCATGTGGTTTCTTTCGGGCGCCTTTTTTCCTGCCAACGGTCTCCCTTCCTGGCTCGCAGCGATGCTGGCCGTGAACCCACTGACTTACGGACTGGCTACTTTCCGTTACGCTCTTTACGAACCCGGCAGCCCCGCTCTCGCCAACCTGCCCTCGCTTCCTGTCTCTGCTGCAGCCCTGGGGCTTTTCGCCCTGGGAAGCGTAACGTTGGCTACTGCCCTTGCCCACCGTCGCCCCGCGGGGCCTGACAGTTAA
- a CDS encoding ABC transporter ATP-binding protein: MLGGLLALAAGVLPVRQGSNVTPPSHDTEENPLLEVKNLSYSYGDTVALDDVSFTVQPGEIFGLLGPNGGGKTTLFKILSTLFRIQTGDACIRGRSIQEDSLAARSALGVVFQNPSLDRNLTVKENLKHHGHLLGMRGAKLAEASESALERLGVTERSNDRVDTLSGGLARRVELAKGLLNKPPLLLLDEPSTGLDPGARLDLWRYLKDLRKEQGTTVILTTHLMEEAESCDRLAIIDHGRFVAIGTPQGLRSRIGERILSLRCEDPESFAAVVSREYKVQPLIVEGQLRLENISPETLIPRLLLDHGDKILGLSMERPTLADVFVHETGHTFWKSEQGVDPS; the protein is encoded by the coding sequence ATGCTCGGTGGCCTACTTGCCCTTGCTGCTGGCGTCCTACCTGTTAGACAGGGTAGCAACGTGACGCCGCCTTCACACGACACTGAAGAAAACCCGTTGCTCGAAGTTAAAAACCTGTCCTATTCATACGGAGACACGGTAGCCCTCGACGATGTATCCTTCACCGTACAGCCGGGGGAGATATTCGGCCTGCTCGGGCCTAACGGCGGCGGTAAGACGACGCTGTTTAAAATTCTCTCGACGCTGTTTCGCATACAGACCGGCGACGCCTGCATCAGGGGCAGGTCCATACAAGAGGACAGCCTGGCTGCACGCTCAGCCCTCGGTGTGGTCTTCCAGAACCCCAGCCTTGATCGCAACCTCACTGTCAAGGAAAACCTCAAACACCACGGTCACCTGCTCGGCATGCGAGGGGCAAAACTAGCCGAAGCCAGCGAGTCTGCCCTGGAACGCCTGGGGGTTACTGAGCGATCCAATGACAGGGTCGACACCCTGTCGGGTGGTCTGGCAAGGCGGGTTGAGCTCGCCAAGGGCTTGCTCAACAAACCGCCGCTGCTGCTACTGGACGAACCGTCGACCGGACTGGACCCAGGCGCCCGTCTCGACCTGTGGCGCTACCTCAAGGACTTGAGAAAAGAACAGGGAACCACCGTGATCCTGACGACTCACCTGATGGAAGAAGCCGAATCCTGCGATCGATTGGCGATCATCGACCACGGTCGTTTCGTGGCCATCGGCACACCTCAGGGCCTGCGCTCAAGAATCGGCGAACGAATACTCTCGCTGCGCTGCGAGGACCCTGAGAGTTTCGCGGCAGTGGTCTCCCGCGAATACAAGGTGCAGCCCTTAATTGTCGAGGGCCAGTTGCGGCTTGAGAATATTTCGCCCGAAACCCTGATCCCCCGCCTGTTGCTGGACCATGGCGACAAGATACTCGGCCTCAGCATGGAGCGGCCCACCCTGGCCGACGTGTTCGTGCACGAAACCGGCCACACCTTCTGGAAGTCTGAGCAGGGAGTCGACCCGTCGTGA
- the cyoE gene encoding protoheme IX farnesyltransferase has translation MTNVAAVEGSSAGPERGRGSVYLELIKPRIVTMVVLTVLVGYLAVTGLHDFEIAALLHVIIGTCLSCSGAGALNQYLERSSDGLMARTRFRPLPAQLISEKSGMAFGLVTSIVGVGYLLAFVNPAAALVNTITLGSYLAIYTPLKKSSSLSTLIGAIPGALPPVIGCAAAGDALGRESLLLFSILFLWQVPHFLAIGLLHRDDYRAAGFPTLQGIDSDGSASGRQMVLYSAALLPVTLAVGSAGYSGPVFFICALVFGLAYLAASVSAAKNPSQLEARRLLLCSVAYLPLLLASYLLDRVAT, from the coding sequence ATGACCAACGTAGCAGCCGTAGAAGGATCGTCTGCCGGCCCCGAGCGCGGCCGCGGTTCGGTGTACCTTGAGCTGATCAAGCCTCGCATCGTCACGATGGTGGTTTTGACCGTGCTGGTCGGCTACCTCGCGGTCACCGGACTCCACGACTTCGAGATCGCCGCGCTGCTTCACGTAATTATCGGCACCTGTCTGTCCTGCTCGGGCGCAGGCGCTCTCAACCAGTACCTCGAGCGAAGCAGTGACGGGCTCATGGCGAGGACCCGCTTTCGGCCACTGCCCGCCCAGCTGATAAGCGAAAAATCCGGAATGGCTTTCGGCCTCGTCACCTCGATTGTCGGCGTGGGTTACCTGCTGGCCTTCGTTAACCCGGCAGCGGCACTGGTTAACACCATCACCCTGGGTTCTTACCTCGCGATCTACACGCCGTTGAAAAAATCCTCGAGCCTGTCGACCCTGATCGGCGCGATCCCGGGTGCGCTTCCGCCCGTGATCGGCTGCGCAGCAGCGGGCGACGCGCTGGGTCGGGAATCCCTTCTTCTTTTTTCAATTCTTTTTCTCTGGCAAGTTCCCCACTTTCTTGCCATCGGACTTCTCCACCGAGACGATTACAGAGCCGCTGGGTTTCCCACCTTGCAGGGCATCGACAGCGACGGGAGTGCATCGGGACGGCAGATGGTTCTTTACTCCGCGGCCCTTCTGCCAGTGACGCTGGCAGTGGGAAGCGCTGGCTACTCGGGGCCTGTTTTCTTTATCTGTGCCCTGGTCTTCGGCCTGGCCTACCTGGCGGCTTCGGTGTCCGCGGCAAAAAACCCCAGCCAGCTGGAAGCCAGGCGCCTGCTTCTATGCTCGGTGGCCTACTTGCCCTTGCTGCTGGCGTCCTACCTGTTAGACAGGGTAGCAACGTGA
- a CDS encoding TonB-dependent receptor — MSPVSVSMLKALPTDQPFSVSPTRLIRPSARRLQALERLDYTAATANQGAAASHPRLQCPARHANRNPQYPGEEKMMNLLLKSIAVTAVTTAMLLAGGVHIADAGGSITGTVSFEGDAPSRRPIRMSADPTCDAANPDGRLGDAILIADGKLQNVFVYLKEGVSGTFEKPTEMVKIDQNGCMYAPRIVGTMVGQTIEITNSDSTLHNVHSMPKESKQFNNAMPIKGMKIKKRFTAPEIMVRVKCDVHPWMAAWVGVLDHPFFAISAADGTFTIANVPAGTYTVEAWHEKFGTRTASVTVSEGGSAGSDFSFARAN; from the coding sequence ATGAGCCCCGTAAGCGTCTCTATGCTCAAAGCGCTGCCAACTGACCAGCCTTTTTCAGTTTCGCCCACAAGGCTTATTCGCCCGTCAGCGCGGCGATTGCAAGCCCTCGAGCGGCTTGATTATACTGCCGCAACTGCTAATCAGGGTGCCGCGGCAAGCCATCCGCGCCTGCAATGTCCGGCGAGGCACGCAAACCGCAATCCACAGTATCCAGGAGAGGAAAAGATGATGAATTTACTGCTTAAGAGCATAGCCGTGACTGCCGTGACAACAGCCATGCTGTTGGCCGGGGGCGTGCATATCGCCGATGCCGGGGGCTCGATTACCGGCACCGTGAGCTTTGAAGGAGACGCCCCCTCCAGAAGGCCTATCAGGATGTCTGCTGACCCCACCTGTGATGCTGCCAACCCCGACGGGCGACTCGGCGATGCGATACTGATTGCCGACGGCAAGCTACAGAACGTTTTCGTCTACCTGAAAGAAGGCGTGAGCGGCACCTTCGAAAAGCCCACCGAAATGGTCAAGATCGACCAGAATGGCTGCATGTACGCGCCGCGGATAGTGGGAACAATGGTCGGGCAGACGATCGAAATCACCAACAGCGACTCGACTCTCCACAACGTTCACTCAATGCCCAAAGAGAGCAAACAGTTCAACAACGCGATGCCGATCAAGGGGATGAAAATCAAGAAAAGATTTACCGCGCCCGAGATCATGGTGCGAGTAAAGTGCGACGTGCACCCGTGGATGGCTGCCTGGGTCGGCGTACTAGATCACCCATTCTTCGCGATCTCTGCAGCCGACGGTACTTTTACCATCGCGAACGTACCCGCTGGAACCTACACCGTCGAAGCCTGGCACGAGAAATTTGGGACCCGCACTGCGAGCGTCACTGTTTCCGAGGGCGGAAGCGCTGGTTCGGACTTCAGCTTCGCGAGGGCGAACTGA
- a CDS encoding glutamine synthetase gives MYGRLVGKRNTGHFFLSDILQGGLHACDYLFACDMEMDPVAGYEWSSWDKGYGDVHATVDLSTLRLAAWQDRTALVLCDLASPADEAPVEISPRRILSRQIGLARELGYDPRAGSELEFFLLRESYDEAEARDFGEPRTSGWYVEDYHTMHATREEPVIGAIRRAMDASGVPVESSKGEWGPGQHEINLRYTGMLEMADRHSIFKQAAKEIAASQDVSVTFMAKLHENLAGNSMHLHSSLWSVDTGEALFSGDNELPGTPARCSDLFRWYIGGLVAHARECALWYAPNTNSYRRFVAGTFAPTGVGWSWDNRTAGYRLVGSGDALRVECRVPGGDANPYLVMAVTLAAGLDGIRNRIEPPSALSGDLYQSADHATLPLCLEDAMKEFADSAFILSSFGAEVRDHYLRFAEVELEKSRPVVPNWERRRFLERG, from the coding sequence ATGTACGGAAGGCTGGTCGGCAAGCGCAATACCGGGCATTTTTTCCTCTCCGATATTCTCCAGGGAGGCCTTCATGCCTGCGATTACTTGTTTGCCTGTGACATGGAGATGGACCCCGTCGCGGGCTACGAGTGGTCGTCCTGGGACAAAGGGTACGGTGACGTTCACGCCACTGTGGACCTTTCGACCCTGAGGCTGGCCGCGTGGCAGGATCGCACGGCCCTGGTGTTGTGTGACCTCGCGAGTCCCGCCGACGAAGCGCCCGTGGAGATCTCGCCGCGCCGCATACTCTCAAGGCAGATAGGGCTCGCCCGCGAACTTGGCTATGACCCCCGTGCGGGTTCGGAGCTGGAGTTCTTTCTCTTGCGTGAAAGCTACGACGAGGCTGAGGCGCGGGACTTCGGTGAACCGCGTACTTCCGGCTGGTACGTGGAGGACTATCACACCATGCACGCTACCCGCGAGGAGCCGGTCATCGGAGCGATACGACGTGCAATGGACGCGTCCGGTGTGCCGGTCGAATCGAGCAAGGGGGAGTGGGGCCCGGGGCAGCACGAGATCAACCTTCGCTACACCGGTATGCTCGAAATGGCCGACAGGCACTCGATATTCAAACAAGCTGCCAAGGAAATCGCCGCATCGCAGGATGTCTCGGTTACTTTCATGGCCAAGCTCCACGAAAATCTCGCTGGCAACAGCATGCACCTGCATTCGAGCCTCTGGTCGGTCGACACTGGTGAGGCACTCTTCAGTGGTGATAACGAGTTGCCGGGAACACCGGCTCGTTGCTCCGACCTGTTCCGCTGGTATATCGGCGGCCTCGTGGCACACGCCCGCGAATGCGCGTTGTGGTACGCCCCTAACACCAACTCTTACCGTCGCTTCGTAGCGGGAACGTTTGCGCCGACCGGTGTTGGCTGGTCCTGGGATAACCGGACGGCTGGTTATCGCCTGGTGGGCAGTGGCGACGCGCTGCGCGTCGAGTGCCGGGTCCCGGGTGGAGATGCCAATCCCTACCTCGTGATGGCGGTGACCCTGGCCGCGGGCCTGGACGGCATCAGAAACCGTATCGAGCCGCCCTCGGCCCTCAGTGGGGACCTGTACCAGTCGGCCGACCACGCGACCCTGCCACTTTGCCTGGAGGATGCCATGAAAGAGTTTGCCGACAGTGCTTTTATCCTGTCTTCTTTCGGTGCGGAGGTCAGGGATCACTACCTTCGTTTTGCCGAGGTCGAACTTGAGAAGTCGAGGCCGGTGGTTCCTAACTGGGAGCGTCGCCGCTTCCTTGAACGCGGCTGA
- a CDS encoding acyl-CoA dehydrogenase: protein MKITLDEKQSALREELREYFARLVDDELIDEISVGEGGGPLYRKALEQMGSDGWIGIGWPREYGGQERSPLDQFLFADECQRAGFPLPFLTINSVGPTIMEYGTESQKKDYLPRITAGKIHFAIGYSEADAGTDLASLKTSAVRDGDEWVINGQKMWTSLADYSEYVWLAARTDPDAEKHAGISIFIVDVRSPGFSITPIETIGKIKTNVTYYDNVRVPADALVGEPGMGWTLIVNQLNHERVSLFTSGTPERIYLETLEWARSTRRPSGGRVVDVPWVQSTLARVKCRVDVLKLFNWRQAWNMGQGTFRFDEASTVKVYGSESYIQIYRDLLQVTGLTGSLPAGSPGFILRGRLERMYRAMLILTFGGGTNEVQRDIIAMAGLGMPRSLR, encoded by the coding sequence ATGAAGATAACACTGGATGAAAAACAGTCGGCCTTGCGCGAAGAACTCAGGGAGTACTTTGCACGCCTGGTTGACGATGAGCTCATCGACGAGATCTCGGTCGGCGAGGGCGGTGGCCCCCTCTACCGTAAGGCTCTCGAGCAAATGGGGTCTGATGGTTGGATCGGCATCGGTTGGCCCAGGGAGTACGGTGGCCAGGAGCGATCCCCACTCGACCAGTTCCTGTTCGCCGATGAATGCCAGAGAGCCGGGTTTCCGTTGCCGTTTCTTACTATCAATTCTGTCGGTCCTACCATCATGGAGTACGGTACCGAGAGTCAGAAAAAGGACTACCTCCCTCGCATTACAGCGGGTAAGATCCACTTCGCAATCGGCTATTCGGAGGCCGACGCGGGCACCGACCTCGCCTCGCTTAAAACAAGTGCAGTGCGCGATGGTGACGAGTGGGTAATCAACGGGCAGAAAATGTGGACCAGCCTCGCCGATTATTCGGAGTACGTGTGGCTGGCTGCCCGAACAGACCCTGACGCCGAAAAGCACGCCGGCATTTCTATCTTCATCGTGGACGTACGCTCGCCGGGTTTCAGCATTACCCCCATCGAGACCATAGGGAAGATCAAGACCAACGTGACTTACTATGACAACGTCAGGGTTCCAGCCGACGCGCTCGTGGGCGAGCCGGGTATGGGTTGGACCCTCATCGTCAACCAGCTTAACCACGAGAGAGTGTCGCTGTTTACCTCTGGAACCCCGGAGCGGATCTACCTTGAGACTCTGGAGTGGGCCAGGTCTACTCGGCGGCCTTCGGGTGGGCGGGTGGTTGATGTCCCCTGGGTCCAATCGACCCTGGCACGGGTGAAGTGTCGCGTTGATGTACTGAAACTTTTCAACTGGAGACAGGCCTGGAACATGGGGCAGGGCACTTTTCGTTTCGACGAGGCGTCGACGGTAAAGGTTTACGGTAGTGAATCTTATATCCAGATTTACAGGGATCTCCTGCAGGTGACCGGCTTAACCGGCAGCTTGCCGGCGGGTAGCCCCGGCTTTATTCTTCGGGGGCGACTCGAGCGTATGTACCGAGCCATGCTCATCCTGACCTTCGGGGGGGGCACCAACGAAGTGCAGCGGGACATCATAGCCATGGCGGGGCTGGGCATGCCGCGTAGCTTGCGCTGA
- a CDS encoding acyl-CoA dehydrogenase, translating to MDFSLTEEQQAVEKLAEEIFTDFCEPEKLKLLEQQRCWFDQALWSALADAGLLGLAIPEKYGGQGLGIIETCVLLERQGWAVAPVPLLDTLASGVLTLLAHAEEDVLADFLPAVAKGELVLSAALSETCSDDPCDTGVTAIKDGKNWRLDGNKQLVGAGQHAARILVPARVDGQGLGLFLLDPAGSGVVLGDQEATSGEIRSSLDLSGAVVDNRSALGPADGKAVADLVRFSMAGLCATEAGVVARAVRMTADYTSTREQFGKPVASFQAVAQRAADAFVDLEAIKLATWYAVGCLDRGEAADEALAVAKYWASEGGHSAVYACQHLHGGTGVDNDYPLHRYYLWSKQIELTLGGAEFHLASLGKMLAAG from the coding sequence GTGGATTTTTCGCTAACAGAAGAACAACAGGCTGTCGAAAAGCTGGCGGAGGAGATATTTACCGATTTCTGCGAGCCCGAGAAGCTCAAGTTGCTCGAACAGCAGCGGTGTTGGTTTGACCAGGCTCTCTGGTCGGCACTGGCCGATGCCGGGCTGCTGGGCCTGGCTATCCCCGAAAAATACGGTGGCCAGGGCCTGGGAATAATCGAAACCTGCGTGCTCCTGGAACGGCAGGGCTGGGCAGTGGCGCCAGTGCCCTTGCTCGACACCCTGGCATCGGGTGTCTTGACGCTGCTTGCGCACGCAGAAGAGGACGTGCTCGCTGATTTTCTCCCTGCTGTTGCCAAAGGCGAATTGGTGCTGAGCGCAGCCCTGTCGGAAACCTGCAGCGATGACCCCTGCGATACAGGGGTTACGGCCATCAAGGATGGTAAAAACTGGAGGCTGGACGGCAACAAGCAGCTGGTAGGCGCCGGTCAGCACGCCGCGCGAATCCTGGTACCGGCCCGCGTTGACGGCCAGGGACTGGGCTTGTTCCTGCTTGACCCGGCCGGTAGCGGAGTGGTCCTGGGCGACCAGGAAGCCACCAGTGGCGAAATTCGCAGCAGCCTGGATCTCTCTGGTGCCGTGGTCGACAACCGGTCCGCACTCGGCCCTGCGGACGGCAAGGCGGTGGCCGACCTGGTCCGCTTCTCAATGGCGGGTCTCTGCGCTACCGAGGCGGGGGTGGTCGCGAGGGCAGTTCGTATGACGGCAGATTATACTTCCACACGCGAGCAGTTCGGTAAGCCGGTGGCCTCTTTCCAGGCCGTGGCACAGAGGGCAGCCGACGCGTTCGTGGACCTCGAGGCCATAAAGCTCGCGACCTGGTACGCTGTGGGTTGCCTGGACCGAGGCGAAGCAGCCGACGAGGCGCTGGCAGTGGCCAAGTACTGGGCTTCAGAGGGCGGACACAGCGCCGTCTACGCCTGCCAGCACCTGCACGGCGGTACTGGGGTAGACAACGACTACCCGTTGCACCGCTACTACCTGTGGTCCAAGCAGATTGAGCTCACACTGGGTGGCGCCGAATTTCACCTGGCCTCGCTCGGAAAGATGCTGGCCGCGGGCTGA